The following coding sequences lie in one Agrobacterium vitis genomic window:
- a CDS encoding TetR/AcrR family transcriptional regulator, with translation MTGQRLEQIFEEGPDPEAESPAPAQCRQGRMIRHPDATRAIILDAAIQEFAAKGFAGARVDAIALRSKTNKRMLYHFFGDKEGLYVAVLEVIFTNVTAAGKSLHLSRRQPLDGIRELALHTWTYFLTHPEFVSLLATENILRAEYSSRSKTIPSTHGPLLAEIEKLLQRGIEQGVFRADINPVTVYMTIAGLSFFYINNRYTLALNLNPDVWQPTAIDAWGEHIVTVTLAFLAPATIPGT, from the coding sequence ATGACAGGCCAGCGGCTGGAACAGATTTTCGAGGAAGGCCCTGATCCTGAAGCGGAAAGCCCAGCACCCGCGCAATGCCGTCAGGGGCGTATGATCCGCCATCCCGATGCGACCCGAGCAATCATTCTGGATGCAGCCATTCAAGAGTTTGCCGCAAAGGGTTTTGCAGGCGCCCGAGTCGACGCCATCGCATTGCGTTCGAAAACCAACAAACGAATGCTCTACCATTTCTTTGGAGACAAGGAGGGCCTTTACGTCGCGGTTCTCGAGGTGATTTTCACCAATGTCACCGCTGCCGGAAAAAGCCTCCACCTGTCGCGCCGTCAACCGCTTGATGGCATACGCGAACTGGCTTTACACACCTGGACCTATTTTCTGACTCACCCGGAATTCGTCAGTCTTCTTGCCACCGAAAACATTCTGAGGGCTGAATATTCGAGCCGATCAAAGACCATTCCCTCGACCCATGGTCCATTGCTCGCGGAAATCGAAAAGCTTCTGCAGCGAGGAATTGAGCAAGGTGTGTTTCGTGCCGATATAAATCCGGTGACGGTCTACATGACAATTGCCGGCTTAAGCTTCTTCTACATCAACAATCGCTACACGCTGGCGCTCAATCTTAACCCGGACGTCTGGCAACCGACCGCTATCGACGCCTGGGGCGAACATATTGTGACGGTCACACTGGCTTTCCTTGCACCGGCAACCATACCCGGCACCTGA
- a CDS encoding sigma-54-dependent transcriptional regulator produces the protein MTSSQATATNNVILIDNDRDLLAATGQTLELAGFSVQAFSAPLDALRRISSDFRGVIVSDIRMPDIDGLELFSRVKAMDPELPVILVTGHGDIAMAVQAIKDGAYDFITKPFATDRLQQSVHRAAEMRRLVLENRKLRQVADAAQDGLPLIGQTPAMERLRRTLRQIADTDVDVLVTGETGSGKEVVASLLHNWSRRAKGNFVALNCGTLPESMIESELFGHEAGAFTGAQKKRIGRIEHASGGTLFLDEIESMPAATQVQMLRVLEMREVSPLGINDVRPVDLRVVAAAKVDLSDPAQRGEFREDLYYRLNVVTLTIPPLRERRDDVPLLFAHFIERAASRFRREPPPVSAGVERYLRDHDWPGNVRELTHFAERFVLGLEDMDSGGSSVVLVDQPDLSLPERLDRYEADIMRETLSHYEGDVRKTIEALKIPRKTFYDKLQRHGIVRKAFAGGEEG, from the coding sequence ATGACGTCATCGCAAGCGACGGCGACCAATAATGTGATCCTGATTGATAATGATCGAGATCTACTGGCGGCCACGGGGCAGACCCTTGAGCTGGCGGGCTTCTCCGTGCAGGCGTTTTCAGCGCCGCTGGATGCGCTGCGTCGGATTTCCAGTGATTTTCGCGGTGTCATCGTTTCGGATATTCGAATGCCTGATATCGACGGCTTGGAATTGTTCAGCAGGGTCAAGGCAATGGACCCGGAATTGCCGGTCATTCTGGTCACCGGCCATGGCGATATCGCCATGGCGGTACAGGCGATCAAGGACGGCGCTTATGATTTCATCACGAAGCCCTTTGCCACCGACAGGCTCCAACAGAGTGTTCACCGCGCCGCGGAAATGCGACGGCTCGTGCTGGAAAATCGCAAGCTGCGCCAGGTGGCCGATGCGGCCCAGGATGGATTGCCACTGATTGGGCAGACTCCGGCCATGGAGCGGCTGCGGCGCACTTTGCGCCAAATCGCCGATACCGACGTCGATGTGCTGGTGACTGGGGAAACCGGCAGTGGCAAGGAAGTGGTGGCAAGCCTGCTGCATAACTGGAGCCGCCGCGCCAAGGGCAATTTTGTCGCCTTGAACTGCGGAACCCTTCCGGAAAGCATGATCGAAAGCGAGTTGTTCGGCCACGAAGCCGGCGCCTTTACCGGTGCGCAGAAAAAGCGGATCGGCCGGATCGAACATGCTAGCGGCGGCACATTGTTTCTCGATGAAATCGAGAGCATGCCCGCGGCGACCCAGGTGCAGATGCTGCGAGTGCTGGAAATGCGGGAAGTCTCGCCGCTCGGCATCAACGACGTGCGCCCGGTGGACCTGCGCGTGGTTGCTGCGGCCAAAGTCGATCTCAGTGATCCTGCCCAGCGCGGTGAATTCCGCGAGGACCTTTATTACCGCCTGAATGTAGTGACATTGACCATCCCGCCGTTGCGCGAACGCCGTGATGACGTACCGCTGTTGTTTGCCCATTTCATCGAGCGGGCCGCTAGCCGGTTCCGGCGCGAGCCACCACCGGTGTCAGCCGGTGTCGAGCGTTATTTGCGAGATCATGACTGGCCGGGAAATGTGCGTGAATTGACGCATTTTGCCGAACGCTTCGTTCTGGGGCTGGAAGATATGGATTCGGGCGGCAGTAGTGTCGTTTTAGTCGACCAGCCTGATTTATCCTTGCCGGAGCGGCTGGATCGCTATGAGGCGGATATCATGCGTGAGACCCTTAGCCACTATGAGGGTGATGTACGCAAGACCATCGAGGCTCTGAAAATTCCTCGCAAGACCTTTTACGACAAACTTCAGCGTCATGGCATTGTCCGCAAGGCATTTGCGGGTGGGGAAGAAGGCTGA
- a CDS encoding ATP-binding protein, translating to MLAFLACVVTLLALYLVGLYARTAALEDLSEQARTSANLKVAFLRAVLERPRSLPLLLSEDQQVVDALSLRTVAATERLNDKLERLVAGTSASVLYVTDATGHAIASSNWREPVSFVGIDYSFRDYFRQSMLAGTAEHFALGSISKRPGLYISRRVGPASAPLGVVVVKAEFSQLESDWREEGRAAFVTDGHGVVLISSLPSWRFMTLAALQPEELVQIRNSLQFGDAPLQALPINRAQQVPGSGIPDELLVRTVFPGAIPADYLDLSVAVPTTSWHLNYLVPTEPAIAASMREWRLLTLALLAPFFLVVSLVLWRRQATVIRLARVEADQLELERRVDERTHDLSQARDRLELEIAGHKTTEQRLQGVQQELVQANRLAILGQVAAGVAHEINQPVATIRAYAENARVFLERAQPEQANSNLGAIASLTERIGTITDELKAFARKGRTAPEPVPLGAAIEGAVMLLRSRFAGRLEALSLPDVAPDLTVKGNRVRLEQVLINLLQNALEALEQRSDGRVEVSVQETEQHVVVTIEDNGPGIPEDIRRLLFTPFTTSKEKGLGLGLVISRDIISDYGGRIGVESTPSGTCFTIHLLKADIS from the coding sequence TTGCTGGCGTTCCTAGCCTGTGTTGTCACCCTGCTTGCGCTTTATTTGGTTGGGCTTTATGCCCGCACTGCCGCATTGGAGGATTTGTCCGAGCAAGCACGCACCAGCGCCAATCTCAAGGTGGCCTTCTTGCGGGCGGTCTTGGAACGCCCTCGCTCCTTGCCGTTGCTGTTGTCGGAGGATCAGCAGGTTGTGGATGCCTTGAGCCTTCGCACGGTCGCCGCGACGGAACGATTGAACGACAAGCTAGAGCGTTTGGTTGCAGGAACAAGTGCTTCAGTTCTTTACGTCACGGACGCGACAGGACATGCCATTGCCTCCAGCAATTGGCGAGAGCCGGTGAGCTTTGTTGGCATCGACTATTCTTTTCGGGACTATTTTCGCCAATCCATGCTGGCCGGCACAGCCGAACATTTCGCGCTCGGCAGCATCAGCAAGCGTCCAGGCCTTTATATTTCCAGGCGTGTCGGCCCGGCTAGTGCCCCCTTGGGTGTCGTGGTCGTGAAAGCAGAGTTTTCACAGCTCGAAAGCGATTGGCGCGAAGAGGGGCGGGCGGCGTTTGTCACCGATGGGCATGGTGTCGTGCTGATTTCCAGCCTGCCGTCCTGGCGCTTCATGACATTGGCTGCATTGCAGCCGGAGGAGTTGGTCCAAATACGCAACAGTTTGCAATTCGGCGATGCGCCTTTGCAGGCTCTGCCCATCAATCGCGCCCAGCAGGTGCCAGGCAGCGGGATACCGGACGAGCTTTTGGTGCGTACGGTTTTTCCCGGCGCCATACCTGCCGACTATCTTGATCTATCGGTCGCGGTGCCGACCACCAGCTGGCATCTCAACTATCTTGTCCCGACCGAACCGGCAATCGCGGCGTCGATGCGGGAATGGCGACTGTTGACCTTGGCCCTGCTGGCGCCATTTTTTCTGGTGGTCTCGCTGGTTCTTTGGCGGCGGCAGGCAACGGTTATCCGTCTGGCGCGGGTGGAGGCCGACCAGCTGGAGCTGGAGCGGCGGGTGGATGAACGAACCCACGACCTTTCACAGGCTCGAGACCGGCTGGAATTGGAGATCGCCGGCCACAAGACCACCGAACAGCGGCTGCAAGGTGTCCAGCAGGAATTGGTCCAGGCCAACCGGCTGGCTATCCTGGGGCAGGTGGCGGCGGGCGTTGCCCATGAAATCAACCAGCCTGTCGCAACGATCAGGGCCTATGCTGAAAATGCCAGGGTGTTTCTGGAGCGTGCCCAGCCGGAGCAGGCAAACAGCAATCTTGGCGCCATTGCCTCGCTGACGGAACGGATCGGTACGATCACCGATGAATTGAAGGCTTTTGCCCGCAAGGGGCGGACCGCGCCGGAACCAGTGCCGCTTGGAGCGGCGATCGAGGGCGCGGTCATGCTGCTGCGCAGCCGTTTTGCCGGGCGGCTGGAGGCGCTTTCCCTTCCCGATGTGGCGCCAGATCTGACGGTGAAAGGCAACAGGGTCCGCCTGGAGCAGGTCCTGATCAATCTTCTGCAGAATGCGCTCGAAGCATTGGAGCAGCGCAGCGATGGCCGGGTGGAGGTCTCGGTTCAAGAGACGGAGCAACATGTCGTGGTGACCATCGAGGACAACGGTCCGGGCATCCCAGAGGATATCAGGCGTCTGCTTTTTACCCCCTTCACCACCTCAAAGGAAAAAGGTCTTGGTCTTGGCCTGGTGATTTCCCGTGACATTATCAGTGACTATGGCGGCCGGATTGGTGTCGAAAGCACGCCATCCGGTACATGCTTTACCATCCATCTTTTGAAAGCGGATATATCATGA
- a CDS encoding dicarboxylate/amino acid:cation symporter: MHISTTTAPQGGKLPFYRHLYFQVIVAIIGGILLGHFYPQTGEALKPLGDAFIKLVKMVIAPVIFLTVATGIAGMSDLKKVGRVAGKAMIYFLCFSTLALVVGMLVSNILQPGAGMHINPATLDGKAVASYAQQAHDSTITGFLMNIIPDTIVGAFAKGDILQVLFFSVLFGLALAMVGDLGKPVTNFLQALTAPVFKLVAILMKAAPIGAFGAMAFTIGKYGIGSIANLAFLIGTFYLTSLLFVLVVLGGVARYNGFSILALIRYIKEELLLVLGTSSSEAALPGLMAKMERAGCKRSVVGLVIPTGYSFNLDGTNIYMTLAALFIAQATDIQLSLGDQILLLLVAMLSSKGAAGITGAGFITLAATLSVVPSVPVAGMALILGIDRFMSECRALTNFIGNAVATVVVARWENELDQTQFRAAMAGELPEEIDVVAEPVPTAA; encoded by the coding sequence ATGCATATTTCTACCACCACCGCCCCGCAGGGCGGCAAGCTCCCATTTTACCGTCATCTGTATTTCCAGGTTATCGTTGCGATTATCGGCGGTATCCTGCTCGGTCATTTTTACCCACAAACTGGCGAAGCTCTCAAACCGCTCGGTGATGCTTTCATCAAGCTCGTCAAAATGGTCATCGCGCCGGTTATCTTCCTGACCGTGGCCACCGGCATCGCCGGCATGTCCGACCTGAAGAAAGTCGGTCGCGTTGCCGGCAAGGCAATGATCTACTTCTTGTGCTTCTCCACGCTGGCGCTCGTTGTCGGCATGCTGGTGTCGAATATCCTGCAGCCCGGCGCAGGCATGCATATCAATCCCGCGACGCTGGATGGCAAAGCTGTTGCCAGCTACGCTCAGCAGGCCCATGATTCGACGATCACCGGCTTCCTGATGAACATCATCCCCGACACGATTGTCGGCGCCTTTGCCAAGGGCGACATTCTCCAGGTCCTGTTCTTCTCGGTGCTGTTCGGCTTGGCTCTCGCCATGGTCGGCGACCTTGGAAAGCCGGTCACCAACTTCTTGCAGGCGTTGACCGCGCCGGTCTTCAAGCTGGTCGCCATCCTGATGAAGGCCGCACCAATCGGCGCTTTCGGCGCCATGGCCTTCACCATCGGTAAATATGGCATTGGCTCGATCGCCAACCTGGCTTTCCTGATCGGGACATTCTACCTGACGTCGCTGCTATTTGTTCTCGTCGTGCTTGGCGGCGTTGCCCGCTATAACGGTTTCTCCATCCTGGCCCTGATCCGCTACATTAAAGAGGAACTGCTGCTGGTACTGGGGACCTCGTCGTCAGAGGCCGCCCTTCCCGGCCTGATGGCCAAGATGGAACGCGCAGGCTGCAAGCGCTCGGTTGTCGGCCTGGTCATTCCAACCGGCTATTCCTTCAACCTTGATGGTACCAACATCTACATGACCCTGGCGGCCCTGTTCATCGCCCAGGCGACGGATATCCAGCTTTCGCTTGGCGACCAGATTCTTCTGCTGCTGGTGGCCATGCTCAGCTCCAAGGGTGCCGCAGGCATCACTGGCGCCGGCTTTATCACCTTGGCTGCAACGCTGTCCGTTGTTCCTTCGGTCCCCGTCGCTGGCATGGCGCTGATCCTCGGTATCGACCGTTTCATGTCAGAATGCCGGGCACTGACCAATTTCATTGGCAATGCCGTCGCAACCGTGGTCGTCGCCCGCTGGGAAAACGAACTCGATCAGACACAGTTCCGTGCCGCCATGGCGGGGGAATTGCCGGAAGAAATCGATGTCGTGGCCGAACCGGTTCCAACCGCCGCATGA
- a CDS encoding family 16 glycosylhydrolase has product MASKYLLNSLGEALYYSGDPTHWYSATGSGLTLNGSSGNDAMYGDSSVNVTMNGGAGDDVYYLYSSINRASESGGAGVDTVNTWMSYTLGDGIENLVVTGDNRYAFGNSLNNIITGGTGIQTIDGYGGNDVLIGGGGADTFVFSSGNGSDRITDFSSDDTVRLQNYDFSDFTEVQSHMTQTGSDVSLDLGNGESILFSDTVISDFTSDQFQLTLDRTNLTQTFSDDFNSLSLHDGTSGTWDTGYSWFASNGGTLVDNSELQWYINPSYEGTSSVNPFSISDGVLTITASVASEDIQSQINGYEYTSGMLSTESTFSQTYGYFEIRADMPDDQGAWPAFWLLPADGSWPPELDVVEMRGQNQGEVIVTAHSNETGEHTSDATTVYTDTEGYHTYGVLWTETTLTWYIDDVAVHQTDTPSDMHEPMYLVVNLAVGGMAGTPSSSDFSDGSELKVDYIKAYSLDEYAAATTTTTDHLL; this is encoded by the coding sequence ATGGCCAGCAAATATCTTCTCAACAGCTTGGGCGAGGCGCTTTATTATAGTGGCGATCCGACCCATTGGTATTCAGCAACGGGAAGTGGCCTGACGCTGAATGGATCAAGCGGAAACGACGCAATGTATGGGGATAGCTCGGTCAATGTCACCATGAATGGTGGCGCGGGCGACGATGTCTATTATCTCTATTCCAGTATTAATAGGGCCAGTGAATCAGGTGGGGCGGGTGTTGACACAGTCAATACCTGGATGAGTTACACGCTTGGTGATGGCATTGAAAACCTGGTCGTGACAGGCGACAACCGCTATGCTTTCGGCAACAGCCTGAACAACATCATCACCGGCGGCACAGGTATCCAGACCATTGACGGCTATGGTGGCAACGATGTCCTGATCGGCGGCGGCGGGGCTGATACCTTTGTATTCAGCAGTGGCAATGGCAGCGACAGGATCACTGATTTCTCCAGCGATGATACCGTGCGCCTGCAGAATTATGATTTCTCGGACTTTACCGAGGTGCAAAGTCATATGACCCAGACCGGAAGTGATGTTTCACTCGATCTCGGCAATGGCGAAAGCATCCTGTTCAGCGATACCGTAATTTCTGATTTTACCTCCGACCAGTTTCAGCTGACACTGGATCGTACCAATCTCACGCAAACATTTTCAGATGATTTCAACAGCTTGTCCCTGCATGACGGCACGAGCGGAACGTGGGATACGGGCTATAGCTGGTTTGCGTCCAATGGCGGCACTTTGGTCGATAACAGTGAGTTGCAATGGTATATCAATCCGTCCTATGAGGGGACGTCGTCGGTCAATCCTTTCTCCATCTCTGACGGGGTGTTGACCATCACCGCATCCGTTGCTTCGGAAGATATCCAGAGCCAGATCAATGGCTATGAGTATACCTCGGGCATGCTCAGCACTGAGTCCACGTTTAGCCAGACCTATGGTTATTTTGAAATCCGCGCGGATATGCCTGATGATCAGGGCGCATGGCCGGCATTCTGGCTGCTGCCGGCGGACGGGAGCTGGCCACCGGAACTGGATGTGGTTGAAATGCGTGGCCAGAATCAGGGTGAGGTAATTGTGACCGCTCACAGTAATGAGACTGGCGAGCACACATCCGATGCCACGACTGTTTACACCGATACCGAAGGCTATCATACCTATGGCGTCTTGTGGACGGAAACGACGCTGACCTGGTATATCGATGACGTTGCGGTCCATCAGACGGATACGCCGTCGGATATGCACGAGCCTATGTATTTGGTGGTCAATCTCGCGGTTGGCGGGATGGCTGGGACGCCAAGCAGCTCTGATTTCAGCGATGGCTCAGAGTTGAAGGTCGACTATATCAAGGCCTATTCCCTTGATGAGTATGCGGCGGCCACCACAACGACCACCGATCATCTTCTTTAA
- a CDS encoding NnrU family protein yields the protein MCVLRDGSMANLVFALIFFVLTHSVPALPSNKGRLVSRLGRTTYMVLYSILSLVGLLWIFYAFMEADDVALWMDRAWQAWLTLVLVPIGLYLVVCGLISPNPYSVTFRAGREPGAIVSITRHPVLWGFFLWAFGHIFPNGEMRGVILFGGFSLFSLVGMAILDRRNRRTIDVAGPELGAATSVLPFAAILSGRARLRLDRDMAIALVLTAAGTFALLFAFHEVLFGVDPLLLALYGV from the coding sequence ATGTGTGTGTTACGGGATGGTTCCATGGCTAACCTAGTCTTTGCGTTGATTTTCTTTGTGTTGACGCATTCCGTCCCGGCACTACCCAGCAACAAAGGTCGGCTTGTGTCCCGTCTGGGCCGGACGACCTATATGGTTCTTTATTCCATCCTTTCGTTGGTAGGCTTGCTGTGGATTTTCTACGCCTTCATGGAAGCCGATGATGTGGCACTGTGGATGGACAGGGCCTGGCAGGCATGGCTCACGCTGGTGCTCGTGCCGATCGGTCTTTATCTTGTGGTATGTGGATTGATCAGTCCCAACCCATATTCGGTGACCTTCAGGGCAGGGCGGGAACCTGGAGCCATCGTCTCGATAACGCGTCATCCGGTTTTGTGGGGGTTTTTTCTCTGGGCTTTCGGTCATATTTTTCCAAATGGTGAAATGCGTGGCGTTATTCTATTCGGTGGATTTTCGCTTTTCTCGCTGGTGGGAATGGCGATACTGGACCGCCGAAACCGGAGAACTATTGACGTAGCCGGCCCTGAATTGGGTGCCGCAACGTCAGTTTTGCCCTTCGCCGCCATTCTGTCTGGCCGTGCCAGATTGCGTCTGGACCGCGACATGGCGATCGCGCTCGTCCTGACCGCAGCCGGCACCTTCGCTTTGCTGTTTGCCTTCCATGAAGTCTTGTTCGGTGTCGATCCCTTGCTGCTCGCGCTTTACGGGGTTTAA
- a CDS encoding pseudoazurin codes for MHIALKRLAALTIIGAISTASAFAADYEIHMLNKGADGTAMVFEPAALKIAPGDTVTFIPTDKSHSAEAITGLVPEGAEVFKGKINETVKVTFTQPGAYGIKCVPHVGMGMVAIVVVGDVPPANAAAFAASTLPKKAKDKLLAELDTLH; via the coding sequence ATGCATATCGCCTTGAAGCGCCTCGCCGCCCTGACCATCATCGGCGCGATCTCAACGGCATCGGCTTTCGCCGCCGATTACGAAATCCATATGCTGAACAAGGGCGCCGATGGCACAGCCATGGTATTCGAGCCCGCCGCGCTGAAAATCGCTCCTGGCGACACCGTAACCTTCATCCCAACCGACAAGTCCCACAGTGCCGAAGCCATTACCGGCCTGGTGCCTGAGGGTGCGGAGGTCTTCAAAGGCAAGATCAATGAAACTGTGAAGGTGACATTCACGCAACCCGGTGCGTACGGCATCAAATGCGTACCGCATGTTGGCATGGGCATGGTGGCTATTGTGGTGGTCGGCGACGTTCCGCCCGCCAACGCTGCCGCCTTTGCGGCCTCGACCCTGCCCAAAAAAGCCAAGGACAAATTGCTGGCTGAACTGGATACCCTGCACTGA
- a CDS encoding Bax inhibitor-1/YccA family protein, whose product MEPVNKHYPFGAQAQAGALFDQGLRQHMLRVYNYMGLGLVITGLVAFIVGSTPALYVPIFQSPLKWVVMLAPLAFVFFFSFRIQTMSASAAQMAFWAFCAVMGLSMASVFLVFTGTSIARTFFIAATMFGSMSLYGYTTKRDLSKFGSFLMMGLIGVVIASIVNIFLGSSALQFAISVIGILVFVGLTAWDTQNIKEQYAENIDQESRQKLAVFGALSLYLNFVNIFQLLLNFTGERE is encoded by the coding sequence ATGGAACCCGTGAATAAACATTATCCCTTCGGCGCGCAGGCGCAGGCGGGGGCCTTGTTCGACCAGGGCCTGCGTCAGCATATGCTACGCGTCTACAACTATATGGGCCTTGGCCTGGTTATCACCGGCCTTGTGGCGTTTATCGTCGGTTCGACGCCAGCGCTTTACGTGCCGATTTTCCAATCGCCGCTGAAATGGGTGGTGATGCTGGCGCCGCTCGCCTTCGTGTTTTTCTTCTCCTTCCGCATCCAGACCATGTCGGCCAGTGCGGCGCAGATGGCGTTCTGGGCGTTTTGTGCGGTCATGGGCCTGTCGATGGCGTCGGTCTTCCTGGTTTTTACCGGCACCAGCATAGCCCGGACATTCTTCATCGCCGCCACCATGTTCGGCTCCATGAGCCTCTACGGCTATACCACGAAGCGTGACCTGTCGAAATTCGGCTCCTTCCTGATGATGGGCCTGATCGGCGTGGTCATCGCCTCCATCGTCAACATTTTCTTAGGCTCCAGCGCGCTGCAATTTGCAATCTCGGTGATCGGTATCCTGGTTTTCGTCGGCCTGACGGCTTGGGACACCCAGAATATCAAGGAGCAATATGCCGAAAATATCGATCAGGAATCGCGCCAGAAACTGGCGGTATTCGGCGCCCTGTCGCTTTACCTGAACTTCGTCAACATCTTCCAGCTTCTGCTGAATTTCACCGGTGAACGTGAATAG
- a CDS encoding anti-sigma factor has protein sequence MTHHPDPILDFDLQAYIDDQLNVQRRIEVEAYLSRHPDAAARMMADLRVRDELRLGLAHDRVALDLGAARPATRDAARRLEQALMRAGRMTVLRRAAAVAIFIGVGWVAHSVINPFAATQVIASVPTPAFVREALQAHETTLLRESLHPQQIAQDQVGQGQSGAPMFDRKEIRSATGIVMPDLPSNWTIADSQIFPSAYGPSVEIAVKPKRGSEVTLFAARTGSFAVQNVTLAQTDGAKAAYWQIGEVAYALVSKDRSGDELTDVAGQLARTLY, from the coding sequence ATGACACACCATCCTGATCCGATATTGGATTTCGATCTACAGGCCTATATCGACGATCAACTGAACGTTCAGCGGCGGATTGAGGTCGAGGCTTATCTTTCCAGGCATCCCGATGCGGCGGCGCGGATGATGGCCGACCTGCGTGTGCGGGACGAGTTGCGCTTGGGGCTGGCTCATGACCGAGTGGCGCTTGATTTGGGCGCGGCGCGGCCTGCGACCCGGGATGCGGCTCGCCGGCTGGAGCAGGCTTTGATGCGTGCAGGCCGTATGACAGTGCTACGCCGCGCAGCTGCCGTAGCAATTTTCATCGGCGTAGGTTGGGTCGCGCATTCCGTCATCAATCCATTCGCGGCGACGCAGGTCATAGCCTCCGTTCCGACGCCAGCCTTTGTGCGGGAAGCACTGCAAGCCCATGAAACGACCTTGCTGCGCGAAAGTCTTCATCCTCAGCAGATCGCCCAAGATCAAGTCGGTCAGGGCCAATCCGGGGCGCCGATGTTTGACCGAAAGGAAATTCGCTCTGCCACTGGCATCGTCATGCCGGATCTGCCCAGCAATTGGACGATTGCGGATAGCCAAATTTTCCCTTCGGCTTACGGGCCGAGTGTTGAAATCGCCGTCAAGCCGAAGCGGGGCTCGGAGGTGACATTGTTTGCCGCCCGCACCGGCTCCTTCGCTGTCCAGAATGTCACGCTCGCTCAGACGGATGGTGCAAAGGCTGCTTATTGGCAGATCGGCGAGGTCGCTTACGCGCTGGTGTCGAAGGACCGCTCGGGCGACGAATTGACAGATGTGGCGGGCCAGCTTGCCAGGACGCTTTACTGA
- a CDS encoding sigma-70 family RNA polymerase sigma factor produces the protein MNNRSGPFDVIGQLAALRRYALSLVRNADDAEDLVNDALVRAYEHQSSFRRGGNIRHWLFSILHNTHVDSLRRRRSAARRDAQAADLVDPVVGAEQEHVVRLAQVRRAFLDLPEEQRQVLHLVAIEELSYQEAAEVLDIPMGTLMSRLSRARARLRDLEMTDAGRRALPAPVEKPAHRGQGSQKQTGLRIVGGSDDTPS, from the coding sequence ATGAACAACAGATCCGGCCCCTTTGACGTGATTGGACAATTGGCAGCGCTGAGGCGTTATGCCCTGTCGCTTGTGCGCAATGCTGATGATGCCGAGGATCTCGTCAACGACGCGCTGGTCAGGGCCTATGAGCACCAGAGCAGTTTCCGGCGTGGCGGCAATATTCGTCACTGGTTGTTTTCGATCCTGCATAATACCCACGTGGATAGCTTGCGACGCAGGCGATCTGCGGCAAGACGTGATGCGCAGGCAGCCGATCTTGTCGATCCGGTTGTCGGTGCAGAGCAGGAGCATGTGGTGCGGCTTGCCCAGGTGCGCCGCGCATTTCTGGACTTGCCGGAAGAGCAGCGGCAAGTCCTGCATCTGGTGGCGATCGAAGAGCTTTCTTATCAGGAGGCTGCGGAGGTACTGGATATTCCCATGGGCACGCTGATGTCACGGCTGTCGCGGGCTCGGGCGCGGCTGCGCGATCTTGAAATGACCGATGCTGGGCGCCGGGCTCTGCCCGCGCCTGTTGAGAAACCGGCCCATCGAGGGCAGGGCAGTCAGAAGCAGACTGGCCTTCGAATTGTTGGAGGTTCTGATGACACACCATCCTGA